The following proteins come from a genomic window of Gadus morhua chromosome 11, gadMor3.0, whole genome shotgun sequence:
- the eaf1 gene encoding ELL-associated factor 1 — protein MNGTTNPLLDKEEHVLKLGESFEKKPKSSFHTIRYDFKPASIDTSCEGELQVGKGDEVTITLPHIPGSTPPMTVFKGNKRPYQKDCVLIINHDTGEFVLEKLISSIQVKKTRAEGSSKIQARIEQQSVRSNQPSSQFRAPTKPGAGVKTSPSPSKDNPSPEPQLDDIKRELRAEVEVIEQMSSSGSSSSSDSASGDDSSSSDGEHDAQPPSAPLPQPPPHPHASPNPNPLANGAPDRQQGTNQLMSTLRNDLQLSESGSDSDDD, from the exons ATGAACGGAACTACAAATCCGCTTTTGGATAAAGAGGAGCATGTGTTGAAGCTTGGAGAGAGCTTTGAGAAGAAGCCCAAATCGTCCTTCCATACAATCAGAT ACGATTTCAAACCAGCTTCTATCGACACCAGCTGCGAGGGAGAATTGCAGGTCGGAAAGGGGGATGAAGTTACCATAACGTTGCCACATATTCCA GGCTCCACACCCCCCATGACGGTGTTCAAAGGGAACAAGCGGCCCTACCAGAAGGACTGTGTCCTCATCATCAACCACGACACGGGGGAGTTTGTGCTGGAGAAGCTCATCAGTAGCATCCAGGTCAAGAAAACCAG GGCAGAGGGCAGCAGTAAGATACAGGCCCGTATTGAGCAGCAGTCGGTGCGGTCCAACCAGCCCAGCTCCCAGTTCCGGGCCCCCACCAAGCCTGGGGCTGGAGTTaagacctccccctccccctctaagGACAACCCCTCTCCAGAGCCCCAGCTGGATGACATCAAGAGAG AGCTGCGTGCGGAGGTGGAGGTCATCGAGCAAATGAGCAGCAGTGGCAGCAGCTCCTCGTCGGACTCGGCCAGCGGCGACGACAGCTCCAGCAGTGACGGTGAACACGACGCACAACCTCCGTCCGCGCCATTACCACAGCCACCGCCCCACCCCCACGCCTCCCCCAACCCAAACCCGCTGGCCAACGGGGCCCCTGACCGGCAGCAGGGCACCAACCAGCTCATGAGCACACTCC GAAATGATCTGCAGCTCAGTGAATCAGGCAGCGACAGCGATGATGATTGA
- the mettl6 gene encoding tRNA N(3)-cytidine methyltransferase METTL6, producing MESEIKCFTSDHVSTEEQSICDKPQDEINSNLDMSLSQAESHKLPIDKTLVSEFKQMKLEKEAQKNWDLFYKRNTTNFFKDRHWTTREFEELKSCRQFESQRLVLLEAGCGVGNCIFPLLEEDRNIFIYACDFSQRAVDFVKQHPLYCPERCKAFRCDLTQDDLRGEVPPASVDVVTLIFVLSAIHPEKMVRSLENIFRVLKPGGCVLFRDYGLNDHAMQRFKAANKLGQNFYVRQDGTRSFFFSKELLAELFEGRGFRSVANDYVFRETVNKKEGLCVQRVFLQSKFTKTHQTETSP from the exons ATGGAATCGGAAATAAAGTGTTTTACAAGCGATCATGTATCCACTGAAGAACAGTCTATTTGCGATAAACCCCAGGATGAGATCAACAGCAACTTAGACATGTCCCTGAGCCAAGCAGAGTCGCATAAGCTCCCCATTGACAAGACTCTGGTCTCAGAATTCAAGCAGATGAAATTAGAAAAGGAAGCACAGAAAAACTGGGACTTATTCTATAAAAGAAACACTACTAATTTCTTCAAGGACAGACATTGGACTACGCGGGAGTTTGAAGAACTGAAGTCGTGCAGACAG tttgaGTCTCAAAGGCTGGTGCTGTTGGAGGCTGGTTGTGGCGTAGGAAACTGCATTTTTCCTCTGCTGGAAGAGGATCGCAACATCTTTATATACGCCTGTGACTTCTCACAGAGAGCTGTGGACTTTGTCAAG CAACACCCCCTGTACTGCCCCGAGCGCTGCAAGGCCTTCCGGTGTGACCTCACCCAAGATGACCTACGGGGCGAAGTGCCGCCAGCCAGTGTGGATGTGGTCACCCTCATcttcgtcctttcggccatccaCCCCGAAAAGATGGTGCGGTCCCTGGAGAACATTTTCCGG gtgtTGAAGCCAGGAGGCTGTGTGTTGTTCAGGGACTACGGACTCAACGACCACGCCATGCAGAGGTTCAAAGCCGCCAACAAGCTGGGGCAGAACTTCTATGTCCGGCAAGACGGCACCaggtccttcttcttctccaaaG AGCTCCTTGCTGAACTGTTTGAAGGGAGGGGCTTCCGCTCTGTGGCCAATGACTACGTCTTCAGAGAGACCGTGAACAAGAAGGAAGGCCTCTGTGTGCAGAGGGTTTTCCTACAGAGTAAATTTACCAAGACACACCAAACAGAGACTTCGCCCTGA